Proteins from one Cellulosilyticum lentocellum DSM 5427 genomic window:
- a CDS encoding response regulator transcription factor, with protein MTYTVLVCDDDKLIVNSIVLHLQKEGYRTLKAYNGVEALEAIEKQEVHLILMDIMMPQLDGLSATLKIRQEKNIPIIILSAKSEDTDKIAGLNLGADDYITKPFNTFELLARVRSQLRRYTKLGAMQQTPQLLMTGGLCMDTGANTVYVDGELVRLTPTEYKILQYLMINMGQVLSMHQIYENVWHDTPFAPENTVAVHIRRLREKIEINPKEPKYIKVVWGSGYLVEKINL; from the coding sequence ATGACGTATACCGTATTAGTTTGTGATGATGATAAGCTTATTGTTAACTCGATAGTCCTTCATTTACAGAAGGAAGGCTATCGCACATTAAAAGCTTACAACGGCGTAGAGGCTCTAGAGGCTATAGAAAAACAAGAGGTTCATCTTATATTAATGGATATTATGATGCCTCAGCTAGATGGTTTATCAGCTACGCTAAAAATAAGGCAGGAAAAAAATATTCCTATTATCATCTTATCAGCTAAAAGTGAAGATACGGATAAAATAGCAGGACTTAATTTAGGGGCAGATGACTATATTACAAAGCCCTTTAATACCTTTGAGCTTCTAGCGAGGGTAAGGTCTCAGCTAAGGCGTTATACTAAACTTGGAGCCATGCAGCAAACACCACAGCTTTTAATGACAGGTGGCTTGTGCATGGATACAGGTGCCAATACGGTTTATGTAGATGGGGAGCTAGTACGCCTAACACCTACAGAATACAAAATTTTGCAATATCTCATGATTAATATGGGGCAGGTCTTATCGATGCACCAAATCTATGAAAACGTATGGCACGATACCCCTTTTGCACCAGAGAATACGGTGGCGGTTCATATCCGTAGACTAAGAGAGAAAATTGAGATTAATCCCAAAGAACCAAAGTATATAAAGGTGGTGTGGGGTAGTGGATACCTGGTGGAAAAAATTAATTTATAG